The sequence CAAAAGCAACTTCCGTTGGAGCATAAGCACATTTCATAAAAAGTTCAACAATTCCATCCCGGAACAATTTACCATTTGTAAGGGGATATTTAGATCCAAGTTTCTCTTTCAAATGGTTCAAACAAAATGCATGATGGGATGTTGGAAATATGTTTGAAACAGCTTCAATCACATCTTTGTTATGATCAGATACAAATGTAATGGTCCTACCTTGTGGAGTCAAAACTTTAGCTAAATTTTCAAAGAACCAGCTCCAGTTTTCCTTGTTTTCTGAATCCATGATAGCAAAAGCAAAGGGGAAAAATCCTAAAAACCAGTCAcataaaaaagacaaaaataagTAATTGGTGCTTCAAtgatatatgtatttataaatatacctctacacatacatataatatatacataaacaTGTGTAACTTATGAACCATCATAATACAGGATAAGGATGCAAGTGTTAACCAGTCTGATAACTATACCTTGGTTTCCATTCTTCCCCGTGGCACCAATTAGCTGCCCTTTATACTTGCTTTTCAGAAAAGTTTCATCTATGAACAACAAAGGTCTGCACCATTGAAAGCCCTCAATGCAAGCaccataacaaacaaaaagccTCCGAAAGCGAGAAGTCTTTGAATCACACTCTACAACACAAGATGATCCAGGATTGGTTGACATTAAAGCATCACGATACCAAACTAATTGACTATAAGACAAGGATTCATCACCATGAACTTCACTCTTAGCCAATTCTTTCGCGTACCATGCATTATAGTAAGAAATCTCAAGACCATAGTTCTGCTTAAAGTCCTTCACAATATCTATTGGTTTAATTGACGGTTTTTCACGGATTTTATCAACTACAATAGAGGATATCATCTTTGACGTAAtcattttgcttttcttctcACGACCAACACCCATGCACGTGTGAACATTATTTAAAGTCCTTATGTAGAAAAAACCATTAGCTTGACATAGCGAAGCATATACACACCACTTACATCCatctgatttctttttaaaacaatCAGCAATAACACGTGACTTATCATTGGATTGATAGACAAAACGAAATCCCATACCAACTGCGTACTTACGCAACTTGTTCCGAAATTCGGTTACCCCGCCCACAAACTTCTGACCTTCATGATTAATATATTCCTTCCAACCCTCAGACAAATATGCAATGCTTTCATGCAATCTGGAGTTATCCAAATGTTCATTCTCGTCAACAGCACTATTTTCTACCATGCATGAAGAAGATGTTACATGATTAGATGCTGAAAGATTAGAAGCTTCTTGATTAGATGCTGCATGATTAGATGCTGAATGATTAGAAGCTGCTTGATTAGATGTTGTATGATCACCATCTTCTTTATTTGAACTCACCAGATCCTTCACCAGTATATCAACAAAACTAATCTTCAACATTGATAAACACATTAGCATCAAATGCACGTCCATATCTGATTGCAGCAAACAAGTAGGATGCTCAGGAAGAGAATATGTCAGCTCATAACTCCCTACCTTAAGTTCCTTAAACCTTAAACATATCTCATTACACATATCCACATATTTACTATGTTCAGACAATGCAATCATGACAGTAACAGCACGATAACTACACCTTGCTATTCTAGCACTCTCCATCCGTCAGCATgtaaaaatcaagaaaagaaataaacgtAAATAAGTCAAGAACTACCATTCTGTTTACGACAACTAGGATAAATATGTGATACTGTAACTGACACCTATTTTTCCGGTattcttcgtaactcaacaAATCTACACAAGCCCTTATAATATTGTTTGCTGAGAACCACAGATCCTAGGTGTAGGATGTATTTTAATTGCACTAAAACTACGGTATAACAGTTAGAGTATAGCAAGtaccacacacacacacacacacacccacaCACACGTATAATATATATCTTACGATGTTCatcacaaaaaaacaaaaaaaacaaacaaacaaacaaacaaaaaaattagacatgCCAGAAAAGTTTCTATTTCACTtctggaaaatttattttatttaataataaaaagacaaGAACAACTTCAATGCAATGTAAGAGAAATTAAACTATAGAAGTATTCAACAATGAATCAAAAGCCACTTACATCATAAAATCTTCTAAGTTCTACACTTCAAGGCTTAAAGCACTACAGAATACCTGAAAATTTGCAAAACACAATAAATGTATAATGGCATATAACCAGGTTTAATAAAGCCTTAAGtaaaaattgacaaaactTCAACTCTTAATGGGATGGGATGAGGCTTATCATGCTTATACTAGCTAGCAACAATAGCATATATTAAGAACTAAAACCGGTTAAGAGtttaggaagaaagaaaaaaaaaactgagaaTTTTCGAGTAATGGTAAAagcaaaataattaatcaCCCCAATCGGAAAACTTGCAAGAaaatactttttgtttttttgggttagatAATTGAGCAAAaggcatgagagagagagagagagagagagagagagggacgAACCTTAAATGAAGAGGGATTGCGAGCGACGGAGACGGAGGGTCTCTCGCGCCAACTTGAAGAGCATAACGGAGGAGAGAGCAACTAAACTTGCTGTAGCTCGGAttctttttgagaaatttataataaacCACATTTCTTGCATTGATTTTATAATGGACAAACTACAGTAAATTCCCAATCTATAGGATCATTGCGAGTTTATACCCAATTTTGAGGACATTTACGAGTATATACTTAACGTCAGGAAAAACTTACAATTTACTTCCTCCGTTAGCGAGATCGTCAAAAAATCTATTATTTGCTTATATGGCATTTATGAGAcctatttttaaattaatgtgAACTTAAAGgtgaacaaataaataataaaaaattatatacatgttaaaaataaattttaaataatattaaaatcattaaaaatgattaaaaaataaaaaataaaatctccaCTCTCTTCTCCTACCCAGCCAACCCTCTCTTCCTCCTGACTCAACCCCACCTCTCAGCCACCCCTCTCCCGTCGCCCACCAAAACCCattagaaaaaacaaaaacaaaaacaaaaccataagACCcaccctccctccctccctacCCAGCGACCTAAAATCCCTCAGCCCACCCCTAAGTCTTTGAGCCCCAACATCCAACACCCACCCTTCTCCAGGAACCCATGCCACACACCCAGCCAACCCCATGAACTTCGCTGACCCCATCTTCCCCAACCTTGCAGCCATTACCTCCTCTGACTCTCCTGCAAcaagagagacagagaaaaaagagaactttaagagaaagagagagaggagacaTACGGGCGTGGACGGATGGTCAAGAAGACAGAGTAAGTCCAGTCTGCCtcatgaaaaaaatcaaaaaaatcaaaaaaaccAGGCCAGTCGCCATAACCCACCAAACTTAAATCGATTTCAAAACCTAATTTGTACTTGGTCAATTTATTGATCAAGTtcgaatttcaattcaaacccTAAGGTTGCAGAACACTAAAAAGCCCCAATTTCAGGCTTCGCTCGATCAAATGAGGAGCTTTATGTGGCTGAGGAGATCGATGACCTTGTGGAGGATTCGGAGTCGATACGGGTTTGGGGGTTGTTTGCGAGATGTCTTTGGGAGATTTTGAAGAGGCAGAGGGACACGAAGATATGGAACATGATCTAGGGTTGAAGAAATCTGGGGGGGAAGAAatcggagagagagagagaatctgggtagggtttttaattttttttaatttaaaatttaatatgtttaattttttaaaataatttaaaaagtaaattttttattaatttttttgtccaCGTGGAACCCACGTCAATTaggctctttagttttaacccataaaaaacttaactaatttggaagaaagataattaattttgcttaattaatataaaaccaaagccacctaattttactaaaaggacatccaacaaccctaaaattactacatgtgccgTTGTAGAATTGTAccagaagggtagaattgtcttatcagttgttatttttaacCTGacccaacgaatctgggcttctctttgggctaatccaaaataatagtttttttctaagtattaaaactaaaaccaaaatatccaatatcttacaaactaattaataaagttaattatgtctaaaacctaatttttctattaaaaaataggtcCACAAATGCCACATAAGCAGATAATGAATTTTATGACGATCTCGCTAACGAATGAAGCAAATTGTAGGTTTTCCGTGACGTTGAGTATGTACTCGTAAATGTCCCCAAAATAGAGTATGAACTCATTAATGACCCTATAGGTTGGGAGGTTTACTGTAATTTAtccttttttataaaaaccctaaatactataaattgaagaaaaaaactaaaaaaagatCTAgctgttataaaactagagagaaattggagagaatTGAGATGGAGAGAAGCAGAATGATTTTCTCTCTGCAATCAAATTGATCTGTATTGTTTCTTCAGattgcatatgtatatatattacaatgaTGTGGGCTCctttccaacatgtgggctccacacctaataatttacaacactcccccttggagaccacaaatgatatggaatatgtctcgttaaaaaccttgccagtaaaaacccagtgggacaaaaactggtcgacgggaaaaagagtacataaccatgtgtaaCAGAAAATTCTTTGTATATGGACACacgtgcgacactgcctcgttaaaaccttgccaggaaaaactcagtgggataaaaaacctggacgaaggaaaaagagtacagtgtatgaaagtctttattaataccatgctccccctgatgaatatctccccctgaaaacttcatgactagctgtttccagtaagcgaccatagagatttccagagtccgcatatctaataacacttgggctatttataatttcactcaaaaaaaatatgcccgtatatggtgttatgcttagatagcatcaaatatgcctcacatcatccaaaatgatggagttgagctctatctggaaaatacgatgtccggtccaatatacttccggaaaatccttaaagtgtccaacggataatcctcataaaaatgcttcaatactttcttagtataagcaataatctcgttggcataatgcttgatctttcagtcgagacaaatatttctggaactcttgagaagctttaatgtgtttgcaaacatattaatgtactcactgaggcaatttatgcatattagtattgagtacggattttgtgcttcaggcacatgtcattcggggacttgcttcatgcaatttcaatcctttcaaggattttgtttaaagggattaaactttatgacacattatatagctttaacccagctatttatacatctttagggaatcacttcaggtgatatgctctgtgcatttaataacctttaaagataacatgttggtctccgtaaatgtgcaataaggaGGGGCacaattaaatttgaaaatatggagaaaacccaacattccttgtttctgccagaaacattgtgtcatacaaagtaggtatattcccttttattccgaacacccaagtataacttttagtattaacaaattttggggttcgtactgtgggtttgttctttcacgttcattctcatctataatggaattgcctcattccattttggccaatgatattgtcgacatttaataattgagcgtggttccaatcaacacagcccattgatgatttgagtagctactccaaaatcaaaatttgtcattcatcaattcatgatcccaccattctcatgtgcatgcgcatgcatcaattataagcatttctttgcttttgggtacccaagccactgcagggggcttttattatgtgagaatgtggattataacctccaatggggcgttatgttatagtagggcgtggataatctccatttagggagttggaacatttagaaccatatatctgtcatgctgcaggcatactacagattaatatatatacatgtcaattaatttctgggactttaacccatacaatttgcaacgcattaggcgtgcacaatatcaatattgacatgtcaagggattgtcttttcgggacttcaatccacatcatttgctacgcaacaggcgtgcatcatattgatcactgctatacccatattttgttcttatgggactttaatttgtgcagtgtattatcaatgtatccaacttgcaatttgtaaaatttgcattaataattcatggatacatacaagccattcttttggaatggacttatctccccatttggttacctttcaagataaaatatcaaataagtatataagcataaaatgacacaagtattgcttacatccttaggtgggagaaacttttctcaagtatcattcaagcttgtatcggcccagtaaatgtagtgcttgatgatctagttatatcctgcaaaagcaaaaatcacaattcttttctctgtcaaaaacaaataactctcagagttaggatcacttcatggattctttcttcagatgttcattctaaagaaataaaatctcttatgaacagagagctgcaaaagagaaaaaatgcaaaaaaaaaaaattgtgaaattgattgcaagataaggtaagcaatcagggaaggaagctggtgggagcagacaagcagctcatcaatcaaggaaggaagctggtgggagcagaaaacaagctctcaattctcctagtctagaaggacctcaggagattagagcacaaggccgccttcacaattccatgatcttgcagaaacatgatcagggatagtcttgcttcctgaatggatgattagagatagtcttgcttctcaggcatattaagtgcttaatgataagaaaaacaagtagatatagcatcattttgtatgggaaaactggatgtcttctgcaaataaaatttcgttagtaacacatttatacacaaatacaatgaatagatagaaccggtgaatttcaaattaaccataggaaaattgcgagattctcgggatacttttgaaaaagtagctccgtgaaatccgtaaagcaagatcggctttgaaaataatacttgaaaatgccgaaagtgccgacaggcattatcagaggccacgtgaagttttggactcttgcgaaagaaaaagataatgtgtggattcgagaagatattggaatcctgaaaagttgccacattttcgtctatagatattgcctttgcaaaacttgattgagcaactgcgtttcaactcaactttgtttcaactcaacttccttcattttctgaaactttagttttgtaagactttcgttgaaaccttcttaaaatggcttcctcttcttcctgcccaaataatttcaatttaaatgatgctcccacaacaaccagtggcgccaaagtttggcgtccatcctttgtatcccaaaatcgtcatctcacagttaatgattctgtgatgatgaatgatgctactgctgtcacagtagctaggaatttcattattccaatagatgaaatgttgttgacagggaggtctgaggaagaggctattgaggactcaatggcttttagcattcagagtgctgcttctgtttctaacatggctgatcgtttgcgtgttagagcaaacgaggttcagaagctgacaactgaaaattattctcttcaaagaatgcttcatgagtctcaaaaggaggttgagaaactcaaaggagagaataattccttgttgaaactggtgaggtcgtactctgttgatacacagagaaagctagacatgctgcaggtctcaaatgaaagaattttgggagaccatgagaggctcatggctaagcttaagaagcgccgtcctcttccttcagaggcttccagaacataatgtaattttatagattttacagggcctgcaccttcattgcaggtgtaaaaatctatctgttgtatgttcATTccttgttataataattgcgcccgttcttaaacttgcatatgtggtttttacgtcttttcaaaatgacggtttggaaccttgtgccttataggttcaaataaccacatcaaatctctcatatttccatgcatgtgagcccagaaTTTTTGGTCTTggttaaacccaaactcataatttattcgccattttcaaatggacatgaaatatgaattgagtaaaagccacgataatatctcaatatagtagtaaagaacattaactactatatacccacaacttcaagttttaggatctctcatatatttggatccatgggcttccgccccagatataacaaaatatgtggggagcctcaattcatcatttgaagtttatactgatattatccatttcacggtgtattcttaacaaccggaattcacaaaatatatttcttccttgaggtgtcgattataacaaaatcgaactttattaaattcatcattctcttatgccaaagaaatatgtggtgtaccacaatttgcaataatacctcaagggttgtccatttaattgttggaactttaggttctcaatactgttagattttgaacttcgggccaaaatcacatattctcatggtatggacatttttacaatttttgtacatatttcgggacttcaagcccttacataattgtccatattttgaggaacttctggcatctcatttaattgctcatccatgagtttaagaaactgcaggttcccttttgtatatagtgacggtttacccaaaatggttaatatttatgcatacgtcactattcatgtgaatagtactattcatcaagtcatgaatacatatctattcatatgtgcagtacattttccagtacagttattattcatgtgtacggcacttttaaccaatacggtactgttacatcattaaggaactctaggtccttatttacatgtcaaggatcaaggatcttcaagtccgatctcttgtttacaagtatagtaccggaaagactgccagctctcatatcaatatcatcatcaaggatcttcaagtcctgatgtaattgtatgatgaggatcaaggaacttctggtcctgatctgtatactgtaaaaactcatcatacagcacaattaatccataaaataaatttactggtaaataaattacttgtatgggcgttaatcccgcaccatactttaaatgtgcggtaaagtaaattcataaattaaattgctgtatggacgttaatcccgcaccatactttaaatgtgcggtaaagtaaatttgcTTGTATGgacactaattctgctccatacatttaaatgacagtaaaggcgtggacgataaacccgcaccaccctttaaagtaaatttacgataaagtaaatgtgcttgtatgtgcactaattctgctccatacatttaaatgacagtaaaggcgtggacgataaacccgcaccacccttttaaataaatattgttgtatgggtaataaacctacaccatacagttAATAATGTACAGTAAAGTAATTTCTTAAAGTATGAGGGtcaattccacatcatactttaagtaaaagtaaatttacgataaagtaaagGCAATTATTGGTGGGTTCTTATCAACACCACGATCAAATAATATAGtagataatattattatcgTTTGTGGAAGGCATCATGATTGTCTCTCAAATCAAAAGCTTTCCACCTGTAATTTGCACACATGCACTTATATTgatattaaatagtatagattCTTCTCAAAACCATGatgaaataatataataatatactaGCTATATTGCAtaacataaataaacaaataccACCACCAACCAATAATCAATCTTCAGACAGACAGGACGTGCCAGCTGCAAGTCACGTTTGTCTGCTTCCTTGAGTGATAATTTCACGGACGAACCGGCCCAGCCACAGCATCCCAGCAAGCATGAGCAAGATATTGTTTGGTGGAAACCTCTCCCTGTCACTCTTCAAAAGCAAAGCCCCCCCTTTGATCTTGGTGGAACATTTAAGTCAAGGTCTCTGTTGCATACCGGTGTCGGCCTAATCGGAATAATCGATGAATCAAGCACCTTACTATGACAAACAGAGCACTCCATTTGAGAGGTGAAAAAGTGCAGCCATTTGTCCAAACAATCCCCAGAGAACAAAGGACCACATGGTGTCACCACTGGCTCTCTTGCCATCTTCAAGCACAGCTTGCAGTCAAAATAGAAAGCAAGTCTTGGTGGAGACGATGGCTCTGGACTTGCAGGGCAGAATGAAGCGCCAAGTTCATGGCTTTCttgctcatcatcatcatcatgatgATGGGTAGAGCTCCAAGCGTCCGGAGGTTGGGTAGAACATGAACCACCAACAGAATGAACTGGAACACTGCTATAAGCTGAATAGCTGGTGAATGGAGACACGTTGTGCTGAAGGGCAATCTCCACTGCTTGAGCTACAAGGAGGACAAACTCCAGGGCCAGTTTCATCAGCTCTATACACATTTCCAGCCTCTGGATCACCATGGCTAGCCGTCGCTTGAGCTTGAAGATTATTTTTgtgtctttttcttcttcctcctatATATTCTCCCCTTATCCCTCTTCCTTATCTGAAAACTGAATCAGAGGAAAGAATTCCCAGATGGGTGTCACTGTTAGGGCGCCATGAAACTTGCAGAATACGTATGATATTGCTTCCACTTAAGTAGATTTGTGAACCAACAGTCACAGTCCTGCAAGTCAGGATTCATATCTGCTTGCAGCACCTTAGAAGGCGAAGCAGCGAGGACGGAAGTCGGGTCGGGCTCGCCGAGGCGAATGGAGATCCGGTGAAGGCAGAGCTTATCGGAGTCCCAGAAGTAAAGCCGGGACGCTCCGTCCCGGGCCAAAAAGGTTTCTGAGCGGTCGAGCTGCGGTCGGGTCGCGGACCGGGCGGGTGGTGGAGGAGAAGACTGGGTGGTTCTGCAACGGGACCCACTCCACTTCATCTCTTTTGGGTGTCGGGGACCGCCCCGGGTTCGTTTCCGCTTCCTGGAGGTCGACGCTGAACCTCATTCTATCAGAGTCTTTCTCTTTCGAGCTCTGGAGTTGTGGAGGCTCTGTAAAAGACATAGGCATGGATAGCTGCTCTGGTTGGCTGTGCAGGTGTAGCCTTCAGTGACTGGTCTTGATACTATTTGAGCTTGTGAATGGTGAAGAAAGATATGGTAGTTGGTGCTGCTGTTTCTGGAGCTAGATTCAGTGGACGAGGCCTATATCTGCTTGACCCATCGATGAGGGACAGGACAGAGTGGCAAGTGGCGCACAATAGCACCGACAAAAATAAGGCAACCCCTCTCATATTGGTGATCTTTTACAGAAAACACTCTCAATCTGGTGTCTGCAAATGTTTGATGTGTAAGCTGGTGAGCAATTGGAAAATATTGGAGGTTGAAGGAATCTATGCAGGGCTGGGATCTCGGCACTGCAGATAGAGGATAATGAGAGAGCAGAGATCAGAGAGCAGAGGTGagatttgagaaagaaaggtaTTGAAGCAGATGGAATTCATCCGAGAATTTAgctggtgtttttttttttttgaaagcgaattcgtgctgataacgtgttataaaactagagagaaattggagagaatTGAGATGGAGAGAAGCAGAATGATTTTCTCTCTGCAATCAAATTGATCTGTATTGTTTCTTCAGattgcatatgtatatatattacaatgaTGTGGGCTCctttccaacatgtgggctccacacctaataatttacaacactagctatatatataatttttaaatttgaataatGTGTGAATGATTTTAGCAAAACTTATGATGGTAGTGttgtaattttcaaatttttgaagACTTATAATATATTTAGTCCCTTTAAGAAGTCAaatgggctttttttttttaaatataaaaaattgagtaTTATAAGATTTTCCTACAATTTAGGCCCTATAAATGGGCTTAAATGTGAAAAACTCATTCTTTTTTGGGCTTGGGGAACTTTTATCACTACGCCTGAATTTTATGTGAGCAAAGACCCAATTTCTCATCatggcaaaaataaaaaggccCAATTTCTCATCACAGACCAAATTTCAGAACagtgtattatatatatacagggCTGATCTCTTGGACAACAATGGTTCAAGAGATTATGGTCACCCACTGTTGGGTATTAATCCAattgtttataaaattttcttaaaaagagtacaagagtgagtgaaccattgaatttacatccaacgatgagtgaccacaaatctcttggacccctgtagtccaagagatcagcactgtatatatatatatatatatatatatatatatatatatatattgcccAAAATGATAagaggtttctcacacacattgCTAATGCTAAAGTGCCAGATGTTCAAATTTGAGACCATTGGTTAGCAAGTCAAGACCTTTTTTCCATTACGCAAGACCCCGTTGGCTTCAGAATAATGTAATTTATTACTCTTTAGTTTTTACTAAGGTTATATACCAATTTTAAATATTCCAAGTCTACAAATGTAGTGGTTTAGAGCAAATGTTCCCCCCATGAAAGGTCCTAGATTCGAGTCATAGCATCTGTGtaatgtgtgtgagtttagtatgttatCCTCatctcaataggaaaggtcttgaaaaaaacctaattctaacttcttttttcaatattttttaaatatatatatatatattttttgacaGGAGGATAACTTTATTAATTCCAAAATATCAATACAAGATTTATaagtaaataatatatatatcccaAAGTTATCCTCAACCCCATGGTGAACATGAAAATCAGGACACAAGCACATCCATCCTAAGTAGAGGTGTACATCAGTTTAGAACCAATACAATTTCACCAATTCACATCAGAGCCAATATAGATTGGATTATGATTTTTCCAATCCAATCTGATCACATTGGAGGTTTAAATCTAATTTGATCCAATCTAATTGatattgaattggattggatgatcAGTTTTCATAATGGAAAgataataaagaaattttacAACATTTATCgtcaattttaatataatcaaacactttaatatatttaaatg comes from Prunus dulcis chromosome 6, ALMONDv2, whole genome shotgun sequence and encodes:
- the LOC117632038 gene encoding uncharacterized protein LOC117632038 isoform X2, encoding MDVHLMLMCLSMLKISFVDILVKDLVSSNKEDGDHTTSNQAASNHSASNHAASNQEASNLSASNHVTSSSCMVENSAVDENEHLDNSRLHESIAYLSEGWKEYINHEGQKFVGGVTEFRNKLRKYAVGMGFRFVYQSNDKSRVIADCFKKKSDGCKWCVYASLCQANGFFYIRTLNNVHTCMGVGREKKSKMITSKMISSIVVDKIREKPSIKPIDIVKDFKQNYGLEISYYNAWYAKELAKSEVHGDESLSYSQLVWYRDALMSTNPGSSCVVECDSKTSRFRRLFVCYGACIEGFQWCRPLLFIDETFLKSKYKGQLIGATGKNGNQGFFPFAFAIMDSENKENWSWFFENLAKVLTPQGRTITFVSDHNKDVIEAVSNIFPTSHHAFCLNHLKEKLGSKYPLTNGKLFRDGIVELFMKCAYAPTEVAFEFNMRNLKEEGGAPVQNFLDNLPKENWSSAHFKGNRYGEMCKNASESFHSWILELCALPICQMLEGIRIKLMVMVSERSSEAGQWCSVLCPEMEKTLSEMLTVGQHWNASRSSTSVFEVHAEVSVMVDLVNHFCSCHDWQIKGFPCAHALVAVQKNSGCMYDYIDDYFKLSYYRSSYATLISPIPDIKDMMHEGSEDVILPPLIKKGRPRTKTIKSVSKVPRAITCSRCGAAARHNKKTCTANF
- the LOC117632038 gene encoding uncharacterized protein LOC117632038 isoform X1 encodes the protein MIRMESARIARCSYRAVTVMIALSEHSKYVDMCNEICLRFKELKVGSYELTYSLPEHPTCLLQSDMDVHLMLMCLSMLKISFVDILVKDLVSSNKEDGDHTTSNQAASNHSASNHAASNQEASNLSASNHVTSSSCMVENSAVDENEHLDNSRLHESIAYLSEGWKEYINHEGQKFVGGVTEFRNKLRKYAVGMGFRFVYQSNDKSRVIADCFKKKSDGCKWCVYASLCQANGFFYIRTLNNVHTCMGVGREKKSKMITSKMISSIVVDKIREKPSIKPIDIVKDFKQNYGLEISYYNAWYAKELAKSEVHGDESLSYSQLVWYRDALMSTNPGSSCVVECDSKTSRFRRLFVCYGACIEGFQWCRPLLFIDETFLKSKYKGQLIGATGKNGNQGFFPFAFAIMDSENKENWSWFFENLAKVLTPQGRTITFVSDHNKDVIEAVSNIFPTSHHAFCLNHLKEKLGSKYPLTNGKLFRDGIVELFMKCAYAPTEVAFEFNMRNLKEEGGAPVQNFLDNLPKENWSSAHFKGNRYGEMCKNASESFHSWILELCALPICQMLEGIRIKLMVMVSERSSEAGQWCSVLCPEMEKTLSEMLTVGQHWNASRSSTSVFEVHAEVSVMVDLVNHFCSCHDWQIKGFPCAHALVAVQKNSGCMYDYIDDYFKLSYYRSSYATLISPIPDIKDMMHEGSEDVILPPLIKKGRPRTKTIKSVSKVPRAITCSRCGAAARHNKKTCTANF